A genomic region of Vitis vinifera cultivar Pinot Noir 40024 chromosome 7, ASM3070453v1 contains the following coding sequences:
- the LOC132254023 gene encoding putative disease resistance protein RGA3, whose translation MVLEDLGINECDELACLRKPGFGLENLGGLRRLWINGCDGVVSLEEQGLPCNLQYLEVKGCSNLEKLPNALYTLASLAYTIIHNCPKLVSFPETGLPPMLRDLSVRNCEGLETLPDGMMINSCALERVEIRDCPSLIGFPKRELPVTLKMLIIENCEKLESLPEGIDNNNTCRLEKLHVCGCPSLKSIPRGYFPSTLETLSIWGCLQLQSIPGNMLQNLTSLQFLHICNCPDVVSSPEAFLNPNLKALSITDCENMRWPLSGWGLRTLTSLDELGIHGPFPDLLSFSGSHLLLPTSLTYLGLVNLHNLKSVTSMGLRSLMSLKSLEFYSCPKLRSFVPKEGLPPTLARLVIWECPILKKRCLKGKGNDWPKIGHIPYVEIDEIVQQ comes from the coding sequence ATGGTCCTTGAAGATCTGGGAATAAATGAATGTGATGAGTTGGCATGTTTGAGGAAGCCTGGATTTGGACTGGAAAACCTTGGTGGTCTGCGACGTTTATGGATCAATGGGTGTGATGGGGTTGTATCGTTGGAAGAGCAAGGGCTGCCTTGCAATCTTCAATACTTGGAAGTGAAGGGATGCTCCAACTTAGAGAAGCTGCCAAATGCATTGTACACCCTCGCATCTCTTGCATATACGATAATTCATAATTGCCCGAAACTCGTGTCATTCCCAGAGACAGGTTTGCCGCCCATGCTAAGAGATCTTAGTGTGAGAAATTGTGAGGGTCTAGAGACACTACCTGATGGAATGATGATTAACAGTTGTGCCCTTGAGCGGGTGGAAATTAGAGATTGTCCATCTCTTATTGGCTTTCCGAAAAGGGAGCTACCTGTCACGCTTAAGATGCTGATAATTGAAAATTGTGAGAAACTAGAGTCTCTACCTGAGGGAATTGACAACAACAACACTTGTCGTCTTGAAAAGCTACATGTATGCGGATGTCCATCTCTCAAGTCCATTCCAAGAGGCTATTTTCCCTCCACACTTGAGACGCTTAGCATTTGGGGCTGCCTACAATTGCAGTCGATTCCAGGGAATATGCTACAAAACCTCACATCTCTTCAATTTTTGCACATATGTAATTGTCCAGATGTGGTGTCCTCTCCAGAAGCGTTCTTGAACCCCAACCTTAAAGCACTTTCTATTACAGATTGTGAGAATATGAGGTGGCCTCTATCTGGGTGGGGCCTACGCACACTCACCTCACTTGATGAGCTCGGGATTCATGGCCCATTCCCAGATCTGCTTTCTTTTTCCGGCTCTCACCTACTTCTTCCTACATCTCTCACCTATCTCGGGTTGGTAAATCTCCACAACTTGAAATCCGTAACCTCCATGGGTCTCCGAAGCCTTATGTCTCTTAAAAGTCTTGAATTCTACAGTTGCCCTAAGCTCCGGTCTTTTGTGCCAAAGGAAGGGCTACCACCAACACTTGCAAGACTTGTAATCTGGGAGTGTCCTATTCTAAAAAAGAGGTGCCTCAAGGGCAAAGGAAATGATTGGCCCAAGATTGGCCACATCCCCTATGTGGAAATAGATGAGATTGTACAACAATAA
- the LOC104878740 gene encoding putative disease resistance RPP13-like protein 1: MEVVGEVVLSAGLELLLKKLVSSELLQFARQQKVYSELKKWEDNLLTVNEVLDDAEMKQMTSPAVKNWLCQLRDLAYDAEDVLDEFATELLRHKLMAERPQTPNTSKVRSLIPTCCTSFNPCHVVFNVKMGSKIKEITNRLEELSTKNFGLGLRKATVELGLERVDGATSTWQRPPTTSLIDEPVHGRDDDKKVIIEMLLKDEGGESYFGVIPIVGIGGMGKTTLAQLVYRDDEIVNHFDPKGWVCVSDESDIVKITNAILNAFSPHQIHDFKDFNQLQLTLSKILVGKRFLLVLDDVWNINNYEQWSHLQTPFKSGARGSKIVVTTRHTNVASLMRADNYHHLLKPLSNDDCWNVFVKHAFENKNIDEHPNLRLLDTRIIEKCSGLPLAAKVLGGLLRSKPQNQWEHVLSSKMWNRSGVIPVLRLSYQHLPSHLKRCFAYCALFPRDYKFEQKELILLWMAEGLIHEAEEEKCQMEDLGADYFDELLSRCFFQPSSNSKSQFIMHDLINDLAQDVATEICFNLENIHKTSEMTRHLSFIRSEYDVFKKFEVLNKPEQLRTFVALPVTVNNKMKCYLSTKVLHGLLPKLIQLRVLSLSGYEINELPNSIGDLKHLRYLNLSHTKLKWLPEAVSSLYNLQSLILCNCMELIKLPICIMNLTNFRHLDISGSTMLEEMPPQVGSLVNLQTLSMFFLSKDNGSRIKELKNLLNLRGELAIIGLENVSDPRDAMYVNLKEIPNIEDLIMVWSEDSGNSRNESTVIEVLKWLQPHQSLKKLEIAFYGGSKFPHWIGDPSFSKMVCLELTDCKNCTSLPALGGLPFLKDLVIEGMNQVKSIGDGFYGDTANPFQSLEYLRFENMAEWNNWLIPKLGHEETKTLFPCLRELMIIKCPKLINLPHELPSLVVFFVKECQELEMSIPRLPLLTKLIVVGSLKSWDGDVPSLTQLYIWGISRLS, encoded by the coding sequence ATGGAGGTTGTTGGAGAGGTTGTTCTTTCTGCTGGTCTTGAATTGTTGTTGAAAAAGCTAGTCTCCTCTGAGTTGCTCCAATTTGCTCGCCAACAGAAAGTCTATTCTGAACTCAAGAAATGGGAGGACAATTTGCTGACTGTGAATGAAGTGCTCGATGATGCTGAGATGAAGCAGATGACGTCGCCTGCAGTGAAAAACTGGCTATGCCAGCTCAGAGACTTGGCTTATGATGCAGAGGACGTACTGGATGAGTTCGCCACCGAGCTACTGCGACACAAGTTGATGGCAGAACGCCCTCAGACCCCCAACACTAGTAAGGTACGAAGCCTTATCCCCACTTGCTGTACGAGTTTCAATCCATGCCATGTCGTGTTTAATGTTAAGATGGGGTCTAAGATTAAGGAAATAACTAACCGCTTAGAAGAGCTTTCAACTAAAAATTTTGGGCTTGGGCTGCGAAAAGCCACAGTTGAGCTGGGTTTGGAGAGAGTTGATGGAGCAACTTCTACCTGGCAACGACCCCCCACTACATCTTTGATTGATGAACCTGTTCACGGCAGGGATGATGACAAAAAGGTTATTATTGAGATGCTGTTGAAGGATGAAGGCGGTGAAAGCTACTTTGGGGTAATTCCCATTGTTGGCATAGGTGGGATGGGGAAAACTACACTCGCCCAGTTGGTATACAGGGATGATGAGATAGTCAACCATTTTGACCCAAAGGGGTGGGTCTGTGTATCAGATGAGAGTGATATAGTGAAAATAACAAATGCAATTCTTAATGCATTCTCTCCTCATCAAATCCATGATTTTAAAGACTTTAACCAACTCCAGCTCACATTGAGCAAGATTCTGGTTGGAAAAAGGTTTTTGCTAGTTTTGGACGATGTGTGGAACATTAACAATTATGAGCAATGGAGTCACTTACAGACCCCCTTTAAGTCGGGGGCTAGAGGAAGTAAAATTGTAGTAACGACACGTCATACAAATGTTGCATCATTGATGAGAGCAGACAACTACCACCACTTGCTCAAGCCTTTATCTAATGATGATTGTTGGAATGTATTTGTGAAACATgcatttgaaaacaaaaatatcgaTGAACATCCAAATTTGAGATTGCTTGATACAAGGATCATAGAGAAATGCAGTGGCTTGCCCTTAGCAGCAAAGGTGCTCGGTGGGCTTCTACGCTCCAAACCACAGAATCAATGGGAACATGTACTAAGTAGCAAAATGTGGAATAGGAGTGGTGTTATCCCAGTGCTAAGATTAAGCTATCAACATCTCCCTTCACATCTAAAAAGATGTTTTGCTTATTGTGCATTGTTTCCAAGGGACTATAAATTTGAGCAAAAAGAGCTAATTTTATTATGGATGGCGGAGGGTTTAATTCATgaagcagaagaagaaaaatgccAAATGGAAGATTTAGGTGCTGATTATTTTGATGAATTATTATCTAGATGTTTTTTCCAACCATCAAGCAATAGTAAATCCCAATTTATAATGCATGATTTGATCAATGATCTAGCTCAAGATGTTGCTACAGAAATATGCTTCAATTTAGAGAATATACATAAAACTTCTGAAATGACTCGTCATTTGTCATTCATACGTAGCGAGTATGATgtattcaaaaaatttgaagtccTTAATAAACCGGAGCAATTACGAACATTTGTTGCATTACCCGTCACTGTAAATAATAAGATGAAATGTTACTTGAGTACTAAGGTGCTTCATGGCTTGTTGCCAAAGTTGATACAATTAAGGGTGCTCTCTTTGAGTGGTTATGAAATAAATGAGTTGCCAAATTCGATTGGTGATTTGAAACATTTACGGTATCTTAATTTGTCTCATACTAAACTCAAATGGTTACCTGAAGCAGTGAGTAGTCTCTACAATTTACAATCATTGATATTATGCAATTGTATGGAACTCATTAAGTTGCCTATTTGCATTATGAATTTAACCAATTTTCGACATCTTGATATTAGTGGTTCAACTATGTTGGAAGAGATGCCTCCACAAGTTGGAAGCTTGGTAAATTTGCAAACATTGTCTATGTTTTTTCTAAGCAAAGATAATGGGTCACGAATTAAAGAATTGAAGAACTTGTTGAATCTCCGAGGAGAGCTTGCCATTATAGGGTTGGAAAATGTTTCGGATCCAAGAGATGCAATGTATGTCAATTTGAAGGAGATACCAAATATTGAAGACTTAATTATGGTATGGAGTGAAGATTCTGGTAATTCAAGGAATGAAAGTACTGTGATAGAGGTCCTTAAGTGGTTGCAACCTCATCAAAGTTTGAAAAAACTGGAAATTGCATTTTATGGTGGCTCAAAATTCCCGCATTGGATAGGAGATCCATCCTTCTCCAAAATGGTTTGTTTGGAACTTACAGATTGTAAAAATTGCACATCATTGCCAGCACTTGGGGGTTTACCTTTCCTCAAAGACTTGGTGATTGAAGGAATGAATCAAGTTAAAAGCATAGGTGATGGGTTCTATGGGGATACTGCGAACCCTTTTCAGTCTTTGGAATATCTGAGATTTGAGAATATGGCAGAATGGAACAATTGGTTAATTCCCAAATTGGGACATGAGGAAACTAAAACATTGTTTCCTTGCCTTCGTGAGCTTATGATAATAAAATGTCCAAAACTGATCAACTTACCTCATGAGTTACCGTCCCTTgtggttttttttgttaaagaatGCCAAGAATTGGAAATGTCAATTCCACGACTTCCACTTCTTACTAAATTAATTGTAGTTGGCTCGTTAAAAAGTTGGGATGGTGATGTCCCCTCACTTACCCAATTATACATTTGGGGAATTTCGAGGCTGAGTTGA